From Apium graveolens cultivar Ventura chromosome 9, ASM990537v1, whole genome shotgun sequence, the proteins below share one genomic window:
- the LOC141684409 gene encoding brassinosteroid-responsive RING protein 1-like has translation MGFPVSYKDLSLPKLIDYTFSYLSLMKELLFVMLFYYPGSEAFLDPDIPWPTRPKTRNCMPALVLTRELMPVVKYSQIVDPPESCAVCLYEFSDSEEIRRLTNCRHIFHRKCVDSWMDHEHRTCPLCRTPFISEDMQEAFNERLWTASGISDF, from the coding sequence ATGGGATTTCCGGTGAGCTACAAGGATTTGTCCTTGCCAAAACTCATAGACTACACATTCTCCTATCTTAGTTTGATGAAAGAACTCCTATTCGTCATGCTCTTTTATTATCCGGGTTCAGAAGCTTTTCTGGACCCGGATATACCGTGGCCAACACGACCCAAAACCCGAAACTGCATGCCAGCTCTCGTCCTGACACGAGAGCTGATGCCAGTTGTGAAGTATTCCCAGATTGTCGACCCCCCGGAAAGCTGTGCAGTGTGCTTGTACGAGTTTTCGGACAGTGAGGAGATTCGAAGACTGACGAACTGCAGACATATATTTCATCGGAAGTGCGTGGATAGTTGGATGGATCATGAGCACAGGACGTGTCCGTTATGTCGAACGCCGTTCATTTCGGAGGACATGCAAGAGGCTTTTAACGAGAGGCTCTGGACTGCTTCTGGAATCTCCGATTTTTAG
- the LOC141684567 gene encoding zinc finger protein CONSTANS-LIKE 2-like: MSSDISVYDASFFSSGPFSPYNDSVSIKEILQTLPDNEKEMDEIANSLFSSSSSPPNHQMQNLSISHVGNPNGFTDFTVPNVKTEEFQNLFGFSSGYGSSFGTSVGECENAVKMMQRSFSSNNNRFEGKPRFLCQPQFIGSSGFNNQDFSSLDNSSSVKIRKVCSTGDLQSIKTRDRLSCSPLGTEKCYIEEANTKVVKYSAEERKERIERYRAKRAQRNFNKTIKYQCRKTLADNRPRIRGRFARNDEALGVPRTPTFNRYDEEDDYSWAEAFRRGDESNGASFNNSGSSQLQCYLYQ; the protein is encoded by the exons ATGTCTTCTGATATCTCTGTGTATGATGCATCTTTCTTCTCTTCTGGTCCATTTTCTCCCTACAATGACTCTGTTTCCATCAAAGAAATACTCCAAACTTTACCAGACAATGAAAAAGAAATGGATGAAATTGCAAACTCactattttcttcttcttcatcaccACCAAACCATCAAATGCAGAATCTCTCTATTTCCCATGTGGGAAATCCTAATGGCTTCACAGATTTCACAGTTCCCAATGTAAAAACAGAGGAGTTTCAGAACCTTTTTGGCTTTTCTTCTGGCTATGGCAGTTCTTTTGGTACTAGTGTTGGTGAGTGTGAAAATGCAGTGAAGATGATGCAGAGGAGTTTTAGTAGTAATAATAACAGGTTTGAAGGGAAGCCTAGGTTCTTGTGCCAACCTCAGTTCATAGGCTCCTCTGGTTTTAATAACCAAGATTTTAGCTCTCTTGATAACAGCTCCTCTGTGAAAATCAGAAAGGTTTGTAGCACTGGTGATCTGCAG AGTATCAAAACAAGAGATAGGTTGTCATGTAGCCCACTGGGAACAGAGAAGTGTTACATTGAAGAAGCAAATACAAAAGTGGTGAAGTACAGTGCAGAAGAGAGGAAAGAGAGGATTGAAAGGTACAGAGCAAAGCGTGCCCAAAGAAATTTCAATAAGACTATCAAG TATCAATGCCGGAAGACATTAGCAGACAATAGGCCAAGGATACGTGGAAGGTTTGCGCGCAATGATGAAGCTCTAGGAGTTCCAAGAACTCCAACTTTCAATCGTTATGATGAGGAAGATGATTATTCATGG GCTGAAGCGTTTAGGAGAGGAGATGAAAGCAATGGAGCATCTTTCAACAACAGTGGTTCATCACAGCTTCAGTGCTACCTCTATCAGTAA
- the LOC141686553 gene encoding brassinosteroid-responsive RING protein 1-like produces MEFLVSYKDFSLPIFVNNTLSFLGLMKDLLCVTLFHYSGVEAFLNPDICWPPRLETRHGMPLPSILAVLTKERLPVVKYSELVDPPESCAVCLYEFSESEELRKLTQCTHVFHRKCVDVWIDHEHKTCPLCRTPFISDDMQEALEEKLWTVSGISEF; encoded by the coding sequence ATGGAATTTTTAGTGAGCTACAAAGATTTTTCGTTGCCAATATTTGTCAATAATACATTGTCCTTTCTTGGTTTAATGAAAGATCTCTTATGCGTAACACTTTTTCACTATTCGGGCGTCGAAGCTTTTCTTAACCCGGATATTTGTTGGCCGCCACGACTCGAAACCCGACATGGCATGCCATTGCCATCTATCTTGGCCGTTCTGACGAAGGAGCGTTTGCCTGTCGTGAAGTACTCTGAGCTTGTCGACCCGCCTGAAAGCTGTGCTGTGTGCTTGTACGAGTTCTCAGAGAGTGAGGAATTACGAAAATTGACACAATGTACGCATGTATTTCATCGAAAATGTGTGGATGTTTGGATAGATCATGAGCACAAGACGTGCCCGTTGTGTCGGACGCCGTTTATTTCAGATGACATGCAGGAGGCTCTCGAAGAGAAGCTTTGGACTGTTTCTGGAATCTCCGAATTCTAG